Proteins from a single region of Chanodichthys erythropterus isolate Z2021 chromosome 13, ASM2448905v1, whole genome shotgun sequence:
- the LOC137034500 gene encoding layilin-like, which yields MDLMRKCGCVLLLFSVSACASKLLGDIYEPRGQQICKRGTEKPCYKIAYFQDSRRKLNFEDASRACRSDGGDLLSIESKTEQKLIENFIDELKASDGDFWIGLRRDQEYEELNGDCPSQYYWLDGSQATFRNWHWDEPSCGFEVCVVMYHQPSAPPGQGGPYMFQWNDDNCETKNNFICKYTKDKPPAPVPAENETFKDALPTPRIPRDPSVTEKDDGMRVVVSQPPDNALNIAYIVLPTIPLLLLLIVTTGVFCFKLFTKRKEQTETPPKDPGYWAAGERCNSPSPDVYNVIRRQHESDLAGTRPDIKNTSFLGSSPDTPPGDYDNLAGRDTESGFVTLASTESGFVTNDMYDTLQGRGSGRYYRDQGWMDELYGY from the exons GCCAACAGATATGCAAGCGTGGCACTGAGAAGCCTTGCTATAAAATCGCCTACTTTCAGGACAGCCGACGTAAACTCAACTTTGAAGATGCGAGTCGAGCCTGCAGGAGTGATGGTGGAGACCTTCTCAGCATTGAGTCAAAGACTGAGCAAAAACTGATTGAAAATTTCATTGATGAACTGAAAGCATCGGATGGAGACTTTTGGATCGGGCTTCGTAGGGATCAAGAATATGAGGAGTTAAATGGAGACTGCCCATCTCAATACTACTGGCTGGATGGAAGCCAAGCAACCTTCAG GAATTGGCACTGGGATGAGCCTTCTTGTGGGTTTGAGGTGTGTGTAGTGATGTATCATCAGCCCTCTGCTCCTCCGGGTCAGGGTGGTCCTTACATGTTTCAGTGGAATGACGACAATTGCGAAACCAAAAACAACTTTATCTGCAAGTACACCAAAG ATAAACCTCCAGCACCAGTCCCTGcagaaaatgaaacatttaaag ATGCTCTTCCGACACCCAGAATACCCAGAGACCCTTCTGTCACAGAGAAGGATGATGGCATGAGGGTGGTCGTATCTCAACCTCCAG ACAATGCTCTCAATATCGCTTACATTGTGCTGCCAACCATACCACTTCTACTGCTGCTGATTGTGACAACGGGAGTTTTCTGCTTTAAGCTGTTCACAAAGAG AAAAGAACAGACTGAAACCCCTCCAAAGGATCCAGGATACTGGGCCGCTGGAGAAAGATGCAACAGCCCGAGCCCTGACGTCTATAACGTCATCCGAAGGCAGCATGAATCAGACCTGGCCGGCACACGGCCTGACATCAAGAACACTTCCTTCCTGGGTTCTTCTCCAGACACTCCACCTGGAGATTATGACAACCTGGCAGGCAGGGACACTGAAAGTGGTTTTGTGACACTGGCCAGCACTGAGAGCGGCTTTGTGACCAACGATATGTATGACACGCTTCAAGGCCGTGGAAGTGGGAGATACTACAGAGAccaaggatggatggatgagttaTATGGCTACTGA